One genomic region from Cucumis melo cultivar AY chromosome 9, USDA_Cmelo_AY_1.0, whole genome shotgun sequence encodes:
- the LOC103504694 gene encoding late embryogenesis abundant protein At5g17165, whose amino-acid sequence MACSSKIIVVAFTTAAAPRLSLLVSHSPHLFPFANSGFRASHWSAYEKNQEDPIWPTMVPNDVIHHNLSDNYWVPHPQTGVFGPPKAHHNSSTLPNDTSAGGNEGSVLNLKAWFRHNGLEDLEKPHSL is encoded by the exons ATGGCCTGCAGTTCGAAGATTATTGTTGTTGCTTTTACTACTGCTGCTGCTCCACGACTCTCATTATTAGTTTCTCACAGTCCTCATCTCTTTCCATTTGCTAATTCTGGCTTCCG GGCAAGTCATTGGTCAGCGTACGAGAAGAACCAAGAGGACCCAATATGGCCCACAATGGTACCGAACGACGTCATCCATCACAATCTATCCGATAATTACTGGGTCCCCCATCCCCAAACCGGAGTTTTTGGGCCTCCAAAAGCCCACCACAATTCTTCAACGCTTCCGAACGACACGTCGGCTGGTGGTAACGAGGGTTCGGTTCTCAACCTCAAGGCTTGGTTCCGACATAACGGCCTCGAAGACCTCGAGAAACCACACTCTCTCTAA
- the LOC103504695 gene encoding ATP-dependent DNA helicase SRS2-like protein At4g25120 isoform X1 yields the protein MIDDENPAITDEERARISHKFRAAKALLARKRPRLFHSHHPISQCSYNTHSANPLPHSSRVVGFNANEATVSDIDAKRVPLGEISVNTPLSKSFATATDAGSSGLGLDCLKTPVKIPSCSGIRDSFSVPSILDDDFDESALEEIDALLEQSSSGRSIRPASDSSFHVTNQDHGSYNGDLSADFQSVIGGGSIEAKDLSSSLDASESRAELIISDPAMKKIGTMPEEYSKYLLSLNDRQREAACGDISIPLMILAGPGSGKTSTMVGRVLMLLNEGISPSKILAMTFTTAAASEMRDRIGAVAGKKMAKELVISTFHSFSLQLCRLHAEKLERTSDFSIYGHGQQRRAIIEAVRLLENEKSKQKLDTDILGDALKDVAPMKFKDKSKKWQTFVPKAKACGTTSAELLTKGDEAGATVLDNYNDILKSCNALDYHDLISCSLKLLTDFPEVYKECQDSWKAIIVDEFQDTSSMQYKLLQVLASHQQITIVGDDDQSIFSFNGADISGFDSFRKDFPTYKEIRLNKNYRSTGCIIDAASSLIQNNKKRCPLKNVQTDNLTGSKITIKECNNEDAQCAFVIDKIMESTSNCSASKGFGSFAILYRRQVSGKIFQTAFRERKIPFNVHGVAFYRKKVVKTVLALLKTTFPDCDDGAYHQAFKALIPFEKEEKKRIINHIDKISTVRKCKFIDAARDIFSSKISGTLKRSQLNQGRKVLSTLEMISRLVVREQSISTVITSVSNMLPEKYLLEQQAVTNVDGGKLLNEDNDIRSVLQYVLDDVSDFLSSQSTLKEGKREIVENEPGCHSSLKAFIDHISEREKANFCARRLDNKSSVALTTIHQSKGLEWDVVFIIKANESEIPLLHESSGITMENGNSIEEERRLLYVAMTRARQKLYILYVLMDSDWQILQPSRFLKEIPDHVREIQAEVSIQHLQKKHHDAPEQNAYLHLEKPISAHLDVALNDPANNQIDIRDSEEPIEITNGNSFLKRFDVDNRAVISHLFHQWAKKKAFQDPKRLIDKVGFVIEERLRVKKCKTKEVLRSLKSSLTSNEALQYAEYVLRWEQIPADKRALLMQEKQEHFQKLRIENAMGSSAATSKQISYLRNLGCTITPTSCLHASSLIEQYKSL from the exons ATGATCGACGATGAAAATCCTGCCATTACCGACGAAGAAAGAGCTCGAATCTCCCACAAATTCAGAGCTGCAAAAGCTCTACTTGCTCGTAAACGCCCTCGTCTTTTTCACTCCCATCACCCCATTTCTCAGTGTTCTTACAATACCCATTCAGCTAACCCACTTCCTCACAG TTCCAGAGTTGTGGGTTTTAATGCAAATGAAGCCACAGTTAGTGATATTGATGCAAAACGGGTTCCATTGGGAGAGATTTCGGTGAACACTCCGTTGTCGAAGTCATTTGCAACTGCAACTGATGCTGGTTCAAGTGGGTTGGGGTTAGATTGTCTCAAGACTCCTGTAAAAATTCCGTCGTGTTCTGGTATAAGAGATTCTTTCTCAGTTCCAAGTATTCTTGATGATGATTTTGATGAGTCTGCTTTGGAGGAAATTGATGCTCTGTTAGAGCAGAGCTCATCAGGGAGATCAATAAGACCAGCTTCAGATTCCAGCTTCCATGTGACAAATCAGGATCATGGTAGTTATAATGGCGATCTTAGTGCAGATTTTCAATCTGTAATTGGTGGCGGGAGTATAGAAGCCAAAGACTTATCATCTTCTTTGGATGCCTCGGAATCAAGAGCGGAGTTGATCATTTCTGACCCTGCAATGAAGAAGATTGGGACAATGCCAGAAGAGTATTCAAAATATCTGTTGTCTCTTAATGACAGACAACGAGAAGCAGCTTGTGGTGATATCTCAATCCCTTTAATGATCCTCGCTGGCCCAGGAAGCGGAAAG ACTTCCACAATGGTTGGTCGAGTTTTGATGCTGCTTAACGAG GGTATAAGCCCGTCGAAAATTTTGGCAATGACTTTCACGACTGCAGCTGCTTCTGAAATGAGAGATCGCATTGGTGCAGTGGCCGGGAAGAAAATGGCAAAAGAACTTGTGATTAGCACCTTTCATTCCTTTTCATTGCAACTTTGTCGTCTACATGCAGAAAA GTTAGAGCGCACTTCGGATTTTTCGATATATGGACATGGGCAGCAAAGGAGGGCAATCATCGAGGCTGTGCGTCTattggaaaatgaaaaaagtaaacaaaaatTGGACACCGACATACTTGGTGATGCTCTTAAGGATGTTGCCCCGATGAAGTTTAAGGATAAGTCAAAGAAATGGCAAACATTTGTCCCTAAG GCTAAAGCTTGTGGAACAACTTCTGCAGAACTACTTACAAAGGGTGATGAGGCAGGA GCTACAGTTCTTGACAACTACAATGATATCTTGAAATCTTGTAATGCTCTGGACTACCACGACTTAATAAGCTGTTCCTTGAAGCTGCTTACTGATTTTCCTGAAG TATACAAGGAATGTCAGGATTCATGGAAAGCGATTATTGTTGATGAGTTTCAAGATACAAGTTCCATGCAGTACAAGCTTCTTCAGGTTCTTGCATCTCATCAGCAGATAACTATAGTTGGTGATGATGATCAG TCCATATTCAGTTTTAATGGAGCCGATATCTCTGGATTTGACTCTTTTCGTAAAGACTTCCCAACCTACAAAGAG ATCAGACTCAATAAAAACTATCGATCCACAGGCTGTATTATTGATGCTGCATCTTCTCTgatacaaaataataaaaaaagatgcCCACTTAAAAATGTACAAACTGATAATTTAACTGGATCTAAG ATTACAATTAAAGAATGCAATAATGAGGATGCTCAATGTGCATTTGTTATCGATAAGATCATGGAAAGCACATCAAATTGTTCAGCTTCCAAAGGCTTTGGGAGCTTTGCAATTCTTTACCGGAGGCAG GTATCGGGAAAAATCTTTCAAACAGCTTTTCGTGAAAGAAAAATACCATTTAATGTTCATGGTGTGGCCTTCTACCGAAAAAAG GTAGTCAAAACCGTTCTGGCTCTACTTAAAACAACATTTCCTGATTGTGATGATGGTGCTTACCATCAAGCTTTCAAGGCTTTAATTCCTTttgagaaagaggaaaagaagagg ATAATTAATCACATTGACAAAATTTCAACGGTAagaaaatgtaaatttattgatgcAGCAAGGGACATCTTCAGTTCCAAGATTTCGGGCACCTTAAAGAG GAGCCAACTTAACCAAGGACGTAAGGTGCTGTCAACACTAGAGATGATATCGAGACTTGTTGTAAGG GAACAATCAATTTCAACAGTTATAACCTCTGTGTCTAACATGTTACCTGAG AAGTATCTTCTGGAGCAACAGGCAGTTACTAATGTTGATGGGGGAAAATTGCTGAACGAAGACAATGATATTAGATCT GTCCTTCAGTATGTATTGGATGATGTCTCCGACTTTTTGTCAAGTCAATCTACTCTCAAAGAAGGGAAGAGAGAAATTGTAGAAAATGAGCCAGGTTGTCATAGTTCTCTAAAAGCTTTTATCGACCATATATCTGAGAGAGAGAAAGCAAATTTCTGCGCTCGTCGTCTTGACAATAAAAGCTCTGTCGCTTTGACTACCATTCACCAG TCAAAAGGCTTGGAGTGGGACGTTGTCTTCATTATCAAG GCCAATGAATCAGAGATTCCTCTCCTACATGAATCTAGTGGCATTACAATGGAAAATGGAAACTCAATTGAG GAAGAACGGCGTTTATTATATGTTGCAATGACTCGTGCTCGGCAGAAACTTTATATATTGTATGTCTTGATGGACTCTGATTGGCAG ATACTCCAACCTTCAAGATTTCTCAAAGAAATTCCAGATCATGTCCGAGAGATACAG GCTGAAGTTAGTATCCAGCACTTGCAAAAGAAACACCATGATGCTCCAGAGCAGAATGCATATCTGCATCTCGAAAAACCTATTTCAGCTCATTTGGATGTGGCATTAAATGATCCTGCTAACAACCAAATCGACATTAGAGACTCTGAAGAACCAATAGAGATTACTAATGGGAATAGTTTCCTAAAAAG ATTTGATGTGGATAACAGAGCAGTCATTTCCCATTTATTTCATCAATGGGCCAAAAAGAAGGCATTTCAAGATCCTAAGAGGTTGATTGATAAG GTTGGCTTTGTAATTGAGGAACGGCTGAGAGTGAAGAAATGCAAAACCAAG GAAGTTTTGCGTTCACTGAAGTCATCATTGACTAGTAATGAAGCACTTCAGTATGCTGAATAT GTTTTGAGATGGGAACAGATTCCTGCTGACAAGCGTGCCCTTTTAATGCAGGAAAAACAG GAGCATTTCCAGAAATTAAGGATTGAAAATGCGATGGGCTCCTCAGCAGCTACATCAAAACAG ATTTCTTATTTGCGCAATTTGGGATGTACAATTACTCCAACTTCATGCCTCCATGCTTCGTCCTTGATCGAGCAATACAAATCGCTATAA
- the LOC103504695 gene encoding ATP-dependent DNA helicase SRS2-like protein At4g25120 isoform X2 produces MEVYERFLYRLERTSDFSIYGHGQQRRAIIEAVRLLENEKSKQKLDTDILGDALKDVAPMKFKDKSKKWQTFVPKAKACGTTSAELLTKGDEAGATVLDNYNDILKSCNALDYHDLISCSLKLLTDFPEVYKECQDSWKAIIVDEFQDTSSMQYKLLQVLASHQQITIVGDDDQSIFSFNGADISGFDSFRKDFPTYKEIRLNKNYRSTGCIIDAASSLIQNNKKRCPLKNVQTDNLTGSKITIKECNNEDAQCAFVIDKIMESTSNCSASKGFGSFAILYRRQVSGKIFQTAFRERKIPFNVHGVAFYRKKVVKTVLALLKTTFPDCDDGAYHQAFKALIPFEKEEKKRIINHIDKISTVRKCKFIDAARDIFSSKISGTLKRSQLNQGRKVLSTLEMISRLVVREQSISTVITSVSNMLPEKYLLEQQAVTNVDGGKLLNEDNDIRSVLQYVLDDVSDFLSSQSTLKEGKREIVENEPGCHSSLKAFIDHISEREKANFCARRLDNKSSVALTTIHQSKGLEWDVVFIIKANESEIPLLHESSGITMENGNSIEEERRLLYVAMTRARQKLYILYVLMDSDWQILQPSRFLKEIPDHVREIQAEVSIQHLQKKHHDAPEQNAYLHLEKPISAHLDVALNDPANNQIDIRDSEEPIEITNGNSFLKRFDVDNRAVISHLFHQWAKKKAFQDPKRLIDKVGFVIEERLRVKKCKTKEVLRSLKSSLTSNEALQYAEYVLRWEQIPADKRALLMQEKQEHFQKLRIENAMGSSAATSKQISYLRNLGCTITPTSCLHASSLIEQYKSL; encoded by the exons ATGGAAGTGTACGAGAGGTTTCTTTACAG GTTAGAGCGCACTTCGGATTTTTCGATATATGGACATGGGCAGCAAAGGAGGGCAATCATCGAGGCTGTGCGTCTattggaaaatgaaaaaagtaaacaaaaatTGGACACCGACATACTTGGTGATGCTCTTAAGGATGTTGCCCCGATGAAGTTTAAGGATAAGTCAAAGAAATGGCAAACATTTGTCCCTAAG GCTAAAGCTTGTGGAACAACTTCTGCAGAACTACTTACAAAGGGTGATGAGGCAGGA GCTACAGTTCTTGACAACTACAATGATATCTTGAAATCTTGTAATGCTCTGGACTACCACGACTTAATAAGCTGTTCCTTGAAGCTGCTTACTGATTTTCCTGAAG TATACAAGGAATGTCAGGATTCATGGAAAGCGATTATTGTTGATGAGTTTCAAGATACAAGTTCCATGCAGTACAAGCTTCTTCAGGTTCTTGCATCTCATCAGCAGATAACTATAGTTGGTGATGATGATCAG TCCATATTCAGTTTTAATGGAGCCGATATCTCTGGATTTGACTCTTTTCGTAAAGACTTCCCAACCTACAAAGAG ATCAGACTCAATAAAAACTATCGATCCACAGGCTGTATTATTGATGCTGCATCTTCTCTgatacaaaataataaaaaaagatgcCCACTTAAAAATGTACAAACTGATAATTTAACTGGATCTAAG ATTACAATTAAAGAATGCAATAATGAGGATGCTCAATGTGCATTTGTTATCGATAAGATCATGGAAAGCACATCAAATTGTTCAGCTTCCAAAGGCTTTGGGAGCTTTGCAATTCTTTACCGGAGGCAG GTATCGGGAAAAATCTTTCAAACAGCTTTTCGTGAAAGAAAAATACCATTTAATGTTCATGGTGTGGCCTTCTACCGAAAAAAG GTAGTCAAAACCGTTCTGGCTCTACTTAAAACAACATTTCCTGATTGTGATGATGGTGCTTACCATCAAGCTTTCAAGGCTTTAATTCCTTttgagaaagaggaaaagaagagg ATAATTAATCACATTGACAAAATTTCAACGGTAagaaaatgtaaatttattgatgcAGCAAGGGACATCTTCAGTTCCAAGATTTCGGGCACCTTAAAGAG GAGCCAACTTAACCAAGGACGTAAGGTGCTGTCAACACTAGAGATGATATCGAGACTTGTTGTAAGG GAACAATCAATTTCAACAGTTATAACCTCTGTGTCTAACATGTTACCTGAG AAGTATCTTCTGGAGCAACAGGCAGTTACTAATGTTGATGGGGGAAAATTGCTGAACGAAGACAATGATATTAGATCT GTCCTTCAGTATGTATTGGATGATGTCTCCGACTTTTTGTCAAGTCAATCTACTCTCAAAGAAGGGAAGAGAGAAATTGTAGAAAATGAGCCAGGTTGTCATAGTTCTCTAAAAGCTTTTATCGACCATATATCTGAGAGAGAGAAAGCAAATTTCTGCGCTCGTCGTCTTGACAATAAAAGCTCTGTCGCTTTGACTACCATTCACCAG TCAAAAGGCTTGGAGTGGGACGTTGTCTTCATTATCAAG GCCAATGAATCAGAGATTCCTCTCCTACATGAATCTAGTGGCATTACAATGGAAAATGGAAACTCAATTGAG GAAGAACGGCGTTTATTATATGTTGCAATGACTCGTGCTCGGCAGAAACTTTATATATTGTATGTCTTGATGGACTCTGATTGGCAG ATACTCCAACCTTCAAGATTTCTCAAAGAAATTCCAGATCATGTCCGAGAGATACAG GCTGAAGTTAGTATCCAGCACTTGCAAAAGAAACACCATGATGCTCCAGAGCAGAATGCATATCTGCATCTCGAAAAACCTATTTCAGCTCATTTGGATGTGGCATTAAATGATCCTGCTAACAACCAAATCGACATTAGAGACTCTGAAGAACCAATAGAGATTACTAATGGGAATAGTTTCCTAAAAAG ATTTGATGTGGATAACAGAGCAGTCATTTCCCATTTATTTCATCAATGGGCCAAAAAGAAGGCATTTCAAGATCCTAAGAGGTTGATTGATAAG GTTGGCTTTGTAATTGAGGAACGGCTGAGAGTGAAGAAATGCAAAACCAAG GAAGTTTTGCGTTCACTGAAGTCATCATTGACTAGTAATGAAGCACTTCAGTATGCTGAATAT GTTTTGAGATGGGAACAGATTCCTGCTGACAAGCGTGCCCTTTTAATGCAGGAAAAACAG GAGCATTTCCAGAAATTAAGGATTGAAAATGCGATGGGCTCCTCAGCAGCTACATCAAAACAG ATTTCTTATTTGCGCAATTTGGGATGTACAATTACTCCAACTTCATGCCTCCATGCTTCGTCCTTGATCGAGCAATACAAATCGCTATAA